The Flammeovirga agarivorans genome has a window encoding:
- a CDS encoding MarR family winged helix-turn-helix transcriptional regulator → MSNSGKSYQECCLYFTANSLSRFINSMAEDAFRITGLSPSHAYLMLILFEEPGLSQGELSDKINVKASTMTRFIDKLITNKYVERIQEGRVTYIHPTEEGRKLQPMINEALNNLYQKYCEVLGEEFAVKLTADIHKANEIIKKKD, encoded by the coding sequence ATGAGCAATTCAGGAAAGTCATATCAGGAATGTTGTTTATACTTTACAGCTAATTCCTTATCGAGATTTATTAATTCGATGGCAGAAGATGCATTCCGCATTACAGGGTTATCGCCTTCTCATGCCTATCTTATGCTTATATTATTTGAAGAACCCGGCCTTAGTCAAGGAGAATTAAGTGATAAAATCAACGTAAAAGCTTCTACCATGACTCGATTTATTGATAAATTAATTACTAATAAATATGTTGAGCGTATTCAAGAAGGTAGAGTGACTTATATTCACCCGACTGAAGAGGGTAGAAAATTACAGCCAATGATCAATGAGGCTTTAAACAATCTCTATCAAAAATATTGTGAGGTTTTAGGGGAAGAGTTTGCTGTAAAATTGACTGCAGATATCCACAAAGCCAATGAAATTATAAAAAAGAAAGATTAG
- a CDS encoding NAD(P)H-dependent oxidoreductase, with amino-acid sequence MKTLMILAHPRLEKSVANKRIADEIKNKIDDVEVRDIFSLYPDYKIDVEAEQQALINADTIIFQYPFWWYNMPAILKAWFDEVFDFNFAYGPEGNKLKGKNFQLSFTVGGPAEAYTPTGYNHFRIEELTKPMEQTAYMAQMNFLKPIYEHGMVYVPNVYNTQEAVEARADQQLERIISVIDGFKNETPEVQITAFVKDWFAHFDQLAEDGYFTHSLDKDAQLVFPEGEFIGHQGFSEWYSAIKKEIKPDNQHIIESISITPNNEYFNVDLAVKLKAEKYSGEALQLNVKEKWKVEITKEGNVKIHTYKVKAV; translated from the coding sequence ATGAAAACATTAATGATTTTAGCACACCCTCGTCTTGAAAAATCTGTCGCCAATAAGCGAATTGCAGATGAAATAAAGAATAAAATAGATGATGTGGAAGTGAGAGATATTTTTTCGCTATACCCAGATTATAAAATCGATGTGGAGGCAGAACAACAAGCATTAATAAATGCAGATACTATCATTTTCCAATATCCTTTCTGGTGGTATAATATGCCTGCCATTCTAAAAGCCTGGTTTGATGAAGTCTTTGATTTCAATTTTGCCTATGGCCCAGAAGGGAATAAACTAAAAGGAAAAAACTTCCAATTAAGTTTTACAGTGGGTGGACCTGCAGAGGCTTATACTCCAACTGGCTATAACCATTTTAGGATTGAGGAATTAACTAAACCAATGGAACAAACAGCCTATATGGCTCAGATGAACTTTTTAAAACCTATCTATGAACATGGTATGGTATACGTTCCTAATGTTTATAATACACAAGAAGCTGTAGAAGCTAGAGCTGATCAACAATTAGAGCGTATTATTTCAGTAATTGATGGATTTAAAAATGAAACACCAGAGGTACAAATAACCGCTTTTGTAAAAGATTGGTTTGCCCATTTTGATCAGTTAGCAGAAGATGGATATTTCACTCATTCATTGGACAAAGATGCTCAATTAGTTTTCCCAGAAGGAGAATTTATTGGTCATCAAGGGTTTTCGGAATGGTATTCTGCCATCAAAAAAGAAATCAAACCAGACAATCAACATATTATTGAATCCATCAGTATTACTCCTAATAATGAGTATTTTAATGTAGATTTAGCCGTAAAACTTAAAGCTGAAAAATATTCAGGAGAAGCATTACAATTAAATGTCAAAGAAAAATGGAAAGTGGAAATCACAAAAGAGGGGAATGTAAAAATTCATACCTATAAAGTGAAAGCAGTCTAG
- a CDS encoding ankyrin repeat domain-containing protein, with the protein MKSQQIINLLILLGFIVSINNTSAQNRQDEHLTPLMKAAGEGNVELVEELINNGENIFVIDPITGTNVVHFAAQGGHVEVMKILVEHGAEAIINLQAASNTFTPLMVATWYQNPKMIQYLLSLDHINANLKDQYGRTAAQFPVPDKGSKELHPIDQEISEIFAKYYKKYDRYMEQHFEDKVTPKNLPKDVNLVIPNNEMGNGYHTAALVASRNNNIELFRKMIENGADLTLEGEYMKAVVTHKAAYMGNSKIMHMIVKHKDFDKIKNAQGPTNGYTPLHDAIWHGNTATAKILLDAGVDTSIVAWDGLTPLDLAKKKGYQDIVDLFQ; encoded by the coding sequence ATGAAAAGTCAACAGATTATCAACTTACTTATTCTACTAGGTTTTATAGTATCCATAAATAATACTTCTGCACAAAATAGACAAGATGAACACCTCACTCCTCTTATGAAAGCGGCAGGAGAAGGAAATGTAGAATTGGTGGAAGAACTCATTAATAATGGGGAAAATATCTTTGTCATTGATCCAATAACAGGTACTAATGTTGTTCATTTTGCTGCTCAAGGTGGTCATGTTGAAGTCATGAAAATTTTAGTGGAACATGGCGCTGAGGCCATTATTAATCTTCAAGCAGCTAGTAATACTTTTACACCCCTAATGGTTGCTACTTGGTATCAAAATCCAAAAATGATTCAATATCTATTATCACTAGATCATATTAATGCGAACTTAAAAGATCAATATGGTAGAACGGCTGCACAATTCCCTGTTCCTGATAAAGGTTCAAAAGAACTACATCCAATAGATCAAGAAATTTCAGAAATCTTTGCTAAGTATTATAAAAAATATGATCGATATATGGAGCAACATTTTGAAGATAAAGTAACTCCTAAAAATTTACCAAAAGACGTTAACCTAGTCATTCCAAATAATGAAATGGGCAATGGATATCATACCGCAGCATTGGTGGCTTCGAGAAATAATAATATTGAATTATTTAGGAAGATGATTGAAAATGGTGCCGATTTAACGCTTGAAGGAGAATATATGAAAGCTGTTGTTACACATAAGGCTGCCTATATGGGAAATTCAAAGATCATGCATATGATTGTAAAACATAAGGATTTTGATAAAATTAAAAATGCTCAAGGCCCTACTAACGGATATACTCCATTACATGATGCGATATGGCATGGAAATACTGCCACAGCAAAAATTTTATTAGATGCAGGTGTGGACACATCTATAGTAGCTTGGGATGGACTTACTCCTCTGGATTTAGCTAAGAAAAAAGGCTATCAAGATATAGTGGATTTGTTCCAATAG
- a CDS encoding DUF4198 domain-containing protein — translation MKLKTGVISKTFDNKLTRPFYLLFALIVLSSHDLYIKMETYFLKPNQEASFSLYNGTFESSENTISRDRLLDASIVAHGKRVAISARQWVDQDSTVTKAIFKPTEEGTYVAGVSTKERVFQQTAEEFNSYLKHDGVLDMLNERKYSNTLDEDVAESYQKHVKAIYQVGDQKSEDWKTILGYPIEFVPMDNPYAKHSGESLDVQLLLDGQPLANQIVYADHVSGHHSHDGHTHSHDHGSDHEHTHTNGKQLRTNDQGIITVGLPEDGIYFLRTIHMKKVEGNKDYTHQSKWSTLTFEVTHEHGEHTHTHDHDHDHDHEEGIPTSLFVIVSLFIIATLFMYFRKNN, via the coding sequence ATGAAATTAAAAACGGGAGTCATTTCAAAGACATTCGACAATAAACTGACTAGACCATTCTATTTGCTATTCGCTCTTATTGTATTGAGTAGCCATGATTTGTATATCAAAATGGAGACCTACTTCTTGAAACCCAATCAGGAAGCATCTTTTAGTTTATACAATGGTACTTTTGAAAGTAGTGAAAATACAATTTCAAGAGATCGACTTTTAGATGCTTCAATCGTAGCTCATGGAAAAAGAGTAGCTATTTCAGCCAGACAGTGGGTAGATCAGGACAGTACGGTAACAAAAGCTATTTTTAAACCTACAGAAGAAGGTACCTATGTCGCTGGTGTTTCTACAAAAGAAAGAGTCTTTCAACAGACAGCTGAAGAATTCAATAGCTATTTAAAACATGATGGTGTTTTAGATATGTTGAATGAGAGAAAATATAGTAACACATTAGATGAGGATGTGGCAGAAAGCTACCAAAAGCATGTAAAAGCCATCTACCAAGTTGGTGATCAAAAATCTGAGGACTGGAAGACCATCTTAGGATACCCTATTGAGTTTGTACCAATGGATAACCCTTATGCTAAACATAGTGGAGAATCTCTTGATGTACAATTACTACTAGACGGCCAACCTCTTGCCAACCAAATAGTGTATGCAGATCATGTTTCAGGGCATCATTCCCATGACGGTCACACTCACAGCCATGATCATGGTTCGGATCATGAACACACACACACTAACGGTAAACAACTACGAACTAATGACCAAGGGATCATTACAGTGGGCTTACCCGAAGATGGTATTTATTTTCTTCGAACTATCCATATGAAAAAGGTAGAAGGCAATAAAGATTATACACATCAATCTAAATGGAGTACACTAACTTTTGAAGTGACGCATGAACATGGCGAACATACACATACTCATGATCACGACCACGATCATGACCATGAAGAAGGGATTCCAACTTCACTGTTTGTGATCGTCAGCTTATTTATCATCGCTACATTATTTATGTATTTTAGAAAAAACAACTAA
- a CDS encoding HupE/UreJ family protein: MKLNFKKVFFLFLLFLPFIGFAHDVTSADQETLRNGGLWAYIQVGATHMLTGYDHLLFLAGVVFYLNGLKDILKFITAFTVGHCITLIGATYLGITADEHLVDAIIALSILYKGFENLGGFEKFNVKSPNLLLMVVIFGLIHGFGLSTKLQSFDMGQGEFLPKILCFNLGVELGQVLALIPIVIIITLSRKNKDFLAFYKAVNWYLIIAGFCLFLYQMSRFYSGH, from the coding sequence ATGAAATTGAACTTTAAAAAGGTTTTCTTCCTGTTTCTATTATTTCTTCCATTTATTGGATTTGCACATGATGTTACTAGTGCCGATCAGGAAACATTACGTAACGGTGGTTTATGGGCATATATTCAAGTAGGTGCAACTCACATGCTGACAGGGTATGATCACCTACTTTTTCTAGCAGGAGTGGTATTCTACTTAAATGGCTTAAAAGATATTTTAAAGTTTATCACCGCTTTTACTGTGGGGCATTGTATCACATTAATTGGTGCTACGTATTTAGGAATCACTGCTGATGAACATTTAGTTGATGCAATCATTGCTTTGAGTATACTTTATAAAGGTTTTGAAAACCTTGGTGGCTTCGAAAAATTCAATGTCAAGTCTCCGAACTTATTACTTATGGTTGTTATTTTCGGACTGATACATGGCTTTGGATTATCGACCAAATTGCAATCTTTTGATATGGGACAGGGTGAGTTCCTACCTAAGATTTTATGTTTTAATCTGGGTGTAGAATTAGGACAAGTGTTAGCTTTAATTCCTATTGTAATCATCATTACCTTATCTAGAAAAAACAAAGATTTTCTTGCTTTCTACAAGGCGGTCAATTGGTATTTAATTATTGCAGGTTTTTGCCTGTTTTTATATCAAATGTCAAGGTTTTACTCGGGTCATTAA
- a CDS encoding MBL fold metallo-hydrolase — MKRIIKWLFITVGILILSVVIIGTAFINISPQFGGSANKDQQLSYAETGHYQDGIFINDEEIIMEYNCHSITAMLKETMNPDPNVAPHQNIDVLKMDPQSIGTLPDSLPRITWLGHSSFLIEIDGKKGLIDPVFGQYAAPHPWLGRARFNKEMPITIDDLSNIDFVIISHDHYDHLDYESIDELKEKVNHFYVPLGVGNHLRRWEISDDKISEMDWWQEAKYKDLKIVLTPSRHMSGRGLSDQSATLWGSWVIQSQNTNIYFSGDGGYGKHFKEIGEKYGPFDVGLMECGQYNELWRDVHMMPEESVTAAQDIQAKLIVPIHWGSFALATHSWTDPVERIVKAAKKENMPIATPKIGQSILIDGELKTDYTHWWESKRYAMMR; from the coding sequence ATGAAACGTATCATTAAATGGTTATTTATCACTGTAGGTATTTTGATATTATCTGTGGTAATTATTGGAACTGCTTTTATTAATATTAGTCCGCAATTTGGAGGATCTGCCAATAAGGATCAACAGTTAAGTTATGCAGAAACCGGTCATTATCAAGATGGGATATTCATCAATGATGAAGAGATTATTATGGAGTACAACTGCCATAGTATCACAGCGATGCTAAAAGAAACGATGAACCCAGATCCTAATGTAGCTCCACATCAAAATATTGATGTGCTTAAAATGGATCCTCAATCGATAGGTACTTTACCGGACTCATTACCTAGAATCACTTGGTTAGGTCACTCGTCATTCTTAATAGAAATTGATGGTAAAAAGGGTTTAATTGATCCTGTTTTTGGTCAATACGCTGCTCCACATCCTTGGTTAGGAAGAGCTCGATTCAATAAGGAAATGCCCATAACTATTGATGATTTATCTAATATTGATTTTGTAATTATCTCTCATGATCACTACGATCATTTGGATTATGAATCGATTGATGAATTAAAAGAAAAAGTGAACCATTTCTATGTTCCGCTGGGTGTTGGAAATCATTTAAGAAGATGGGAAATCAGTGATGATAAAATCTCAGAAATGGATTGGTGGCAAGAAGCCAAGTATAAAGATTTAAAAATAGTACTCACCCCATCAAGGCATATGTCGGGAAGAGGGTTAAGCGATCAATCTGCTACACTTTGGGGATCATGGGTGATACAAAGTCAAAACACTAATATTTACTTTAGTGGCGATGGTGGATATGGAAAACACTTTAAAGAAATAGGAGAAAAATATGGCCCTTTTGATGTAGGTTTAATGGAATGTGGACAATACAATGAACTATGGAGAGATGTTCATATGATGCCCGAAGAATCCGTTACTGCTGCACAAGACATCCAAGCGAAATTAATTGTCCCTATACATTGGGGATCATTTGCATTGGCTACGCATTCTTGGACTGATCCTGTTGAGAGGATAGTTAAAGCTGCCAAAAAAGAAAATATGCCAATTGCAACGCCAAAAATTGGTCAATCTATATTGATTGATGGAGAGCTGAAAACAGATTATACACATTGGTGGGAAAGTAAACGCTACGCAATGATGAGATAG
- a CDS encoding class I SAM-dependent methyltransferase, giving the protein MNIKKIINSTQRPALYEKGTTFMWTDPYISKQLLQIHLNPDIDLASRKQSSIEKTVNWILDHLKVEKPLKILDLGCGPGLYTKILAEKGHQVTGMDISKNSIEYATSTADKNGLSIHYRNESYLEADLGTEEYDLILLIYTDLGALTPSERAPLLINIKNALKKGGSFIFDVLKDKDFTKKASLKSWDAVEAGFWKGTPHLALSESFLFEEEKVLLSQHTIIDENDTTDVYRFWTHFFSKKDILEMIAAPNFSNVTFEEGLLPKSDMWNGDNVLFIKCDK; this is encoded by the coding sequence ATGAACATCAAGAAAATTATCAATTCCACTCAACGCCCTGCCCTATATGAAAAAGGAACCACCTTTATGTGGACAGATCCTTATATTTCGAAACAATTACTTCAAATTCATCTGAACCCCGATATTGACCTTGCTAGCCGTAAACAATCTTCTATCGAAAAAACTGTCAATTGGATTCTTGATCACTTAAAAGTGGAGAAACCTTTAAAAATTCTGGATCTAGGATGTGGTCCAGGTTTGTATACCAAAATTCTTGCAGAAAAAGGACATCAAGTCACAGGTATGGATATCTCTAAAAACTCAATAGAGTATGCCACTTCCACAGCAGACAAAAATGGTCTCTCTATTCATTACAGAAATGAAAGTTATCTTGAAGCTGATTTAGGAACTGAAGAATATGACCTCATTCTACTTATTTATACTGATCTCGGTGCTTTAACTCCTTCAGAAAGAGCTCCTTTACTCATCAATATAAAAAATGCCCTAAAGAAAGGTGGTTCATTTATTTTTGATGTATTGAAAGATAAAGACTTTACGAAAAAGGCATCTCTCAAATCTTGGGATGCAGTAGAAGCAGGCTTTTGGAAAGGTACACCACACTTAGCTTTATCAGAATCATTCTTGTTTGAAGAGGAGAAAGTTCTCCTTTCACAACATACCATTATCGACGAAAATGATACTACAGATGTCTACCGTTTTTGGACACACTTCTTCTCTAAGAAAGATATTTTAGAAATGATTGCCGCTCCAAATTTTAGCAACGTTACTTTTGAAGAAGGTTTACTCCCAAAAAGCGATATGTGGAATGGCGATAATGTATTGTTTATCAAATGTGATAAATAA
- a CDS encoding Crp/Fnr family transcriptional regulator, whose product MQQLFDKIRNDIPLSPEAEEHIYSIGEIKNISKGDLLIQQGHTVHTTFFVTEGCLRSFYVDKDGKEHTLQFAVNDWWISDFMAVYNQDVASLTVECIQDSRVIEFQMEQLQEIYPLFPEFETFQRKNLERHVMHLHKRILNQLRLTATERYELFIRQYPNIEQFTPNYYIASYLGVTKESLSRIRKLKAQK is encoded by the coding sequence TTGCAACAATTATTTGATAAAATCAGAAACGACATTCCATTGTCACCCGAAGCAGAGGAACATATTTATTCGATCGGGGAAATAAAGAATATATCTAAAGGTGACTTATTAATACAACAAGGCCATACTGTTCATACAACTTTCTTTGTTACTGAGGGATGTTTACGTTCTTTTTATGTTGATAAAGATGGGAAAGAACATACCCTACAATTTGCAGTAAATGATTGGTGGATAAGTGATTTTATGGCCGTCTACAACCAAGATGTCGCATCACTTACTGTTGAGTGTATACAAGACTCTAGAGTCATCGAATTCCAGATGGAACAATTGCAAGAGATCTACCCTTTATTCCCTGAATTTGAGACATTTCAAAGAAAGAACTTGGAACGTCATGTGATGCACTTACATAAAAGAATTCTAAATCAGCTTAGGTTAACAGCTACCGAAAGATATGAATTATTCATAAGACAATATCCTAATATAGAACAGTTTACCCCTAACTATTATATTGCTTCTTATCTTGGTGTAACAAAGGAAAGTTTAAGTAGAATACGAAAATTAAAAGCTCAGAAGTAG
- the hchA gene encoding glyoxalase III HchA yields MLKKILGLSPKLESDGSYSPSKLALMIGTSKKTDYENISYNQYKGEKTKILVIFTEEKNLKMKNGKYFSTGNHPVEALLPMLHLRNAGFEFEIATTTGKPVVFEMWAFPDNDIAVNTLYYDLKSEFDNPVKLSDFINLSSHRPEDYAAIFIPGGHGAMIGIPEDKNVDNVLRWADENELFTISLCHGPGAFLATTLDDQKFLYEGYNMAVFPDSVDNQTPMFGYLPGKMPYGLSEKLKSLGVSLMNTKMDKTVCLDRKLITGASPLASNELGKLAANTLLKELG; encoded by the coding sequence ATGCTAAAGAAAATTCTTGGATTATCACCAAAATTAGAGTCTGATGGCTCATACAGCCCGTCTAAATTGGCGTTAATGATAGGAACATCGAAAAAAACTGACTATGAAAATATCTCTTACAATCAATACAAAGGTGAAAAAACTAAGATTTTAGTCATCTTTACAGAAGAGAAAAATCTTAAAATGAAGAACGGTAAATACTTCTCAACAGGCAACCACCCTGTTGAAGCACTATTACCAATGCTTCATCTGAGAAATGCTGGGTTTGAATTTGAAATCGCAACTACTACTGGTAAACCTGTCGTATTTGAAATGTGGGCTTTCCCAGATAACGATATCGCTGTGAATACCCTATACTATGATCTGAAATCTGAATTTGATAATCCTGTTAAACTCTCTGATTTCATAAACCTATCTTCTCACCGCCCAGAAGATTATGCAGCAATATTTATTCCGGGAGGGCATGGAGCCATGATTGGAATTCCTGAAGATAAAAATGTAGATAACGTCTTAAGATGGGCTGATGAGAATGAACTGTTTACAATCAGTTTATGTCATGGTCCGGGAGCTTTTTTAGCTACTACATTAGACGATCAGAAGTTCCTTTATGAAGGGTATAACATGGCTGTTTTTCCAGATTCTGTGGATAATCAAACGCCAATGTTTGGATACTTACCCGGAAAAATGCCCTATGGGTTAAGTGAAAAACTAAAAAGCCTCGGAGTATCTCTAATGAATACAAAAATGGATAAAACGGTTTGTCTTGATAGAAAACTGATTACAGGAGCTAGTCCTTTAGCCTCTAATGAGCTTGGTAAATTAGCTGCAAATACCTTATTGAAAGAATTAGGTTAA
- a CDS encoding ATP-binding cassette domain-containing protein — MRNIIIKGARQNNLKNLDLKIPRNKIVVFTGVSGSGKSSLVFETINAEAQRQLYDTFSTFARSRMPKYEQADYDLIENLSPAILIEQKRFSGNSRSTVGTVTEIYTYLRLLFSRIGSEFIGGSNHFSFNSPEGMCEHCSGTGFATKIEVDALIDWNKTINNGGILFSDFKVGSIFWKQIVMSNLFDCDKPFKNFSEKEIHDFLYAKSIRHDFGDEEGFLKGNYEGLYRKINRLYLNKDIASLSKKKQDVIKNYIHQGTCDQCNGTRLNSKALSVTIHQKNIFELCEMQLNQLSHFISQIKNEMVATVLEQIQLRLQYLINIGVGYLNLSRETSTLSGGEAQRVKLAKQLGSSLTEMIYILDEPSVGLHPRDVHLVNELFKELKAGGNTVLIVEHDPDVIKIADHIIDIGPHAGVKGGKIMYQGDFKGLQRADTLTGKFLHTPIPKKEPIRNSNEYFTIEKATSNNLKNITVKIPKELFVCITGVAGSGKSSLIHQEFLKKNAKAIVIDQSPVGQSERSNSATYTGVFDLIRKVFAKQNKVSSALFSFNSKGACPKCNGLGYITIDMAFLDAVKSKCEECNGKRYNHEVLTYKYQGKNIHEVLELTIQQAYEFFAIKEIQLKLKLLIDVGLGYLKLGQPLSTLSGGECQRVKLASELHKEGNIYIMDEPTTGLHMSDIQKIIELMNQLVDNGNSLIVIEHNLDVINNADWIIDIGPEGGIAGGELVFEGTPDKIVLSKTSYTGRYLKEYKNAFK; from the coding sequence ATGAGAAATATTATTATCAAAGGTGCAAGGCAAAACAATCTTAAGAACTTGGACTTAAAAATACCAAGAAATAAGATTGTAGTATTTACGGGTGTTTCTGGATCGGGGAAATCGTCTTTGGTTTTTGAAACCATAAATGCTGAAGCACAACGTCAGCTGTACGATACTTTTAGCACTTTTGCGAGAAGCAGAATGCCAAAATACGAACAAGCAGACTACGACTTGATAGAAAATTTATCTCCTGCAATATTAATAGAACAAAAGCGGTTTTCTGGTAATTCTAGATCTACTGTAGGTACTGTAACGGAAATATACACTTACCTTAGATTATTATTTTCTCGTATTGGTTCTGAATTTATTGGAGGTTCTAACCACTTTTCCTTTAACTCTCCTGAAGGGATGTGTGAGCACTGCAGTGGAACCGGATTCGCCACTAAAATTGAAGTCGATGCCCTCATAGATTGGAATAAAACTATTAATAATGGTGGCATTTTATTTAGTGATTTTAAAGTTGGTTCTATCTTTTGGAAACAGATTGTGATGTCCAATTTATTTGACTGCGATAAGCCTTTCAAAAATTTCTCTGAAAAAGAGATACATGACTTCTTATATGCAAAAAGTATTCGACATGATTTTGGAGATGAGGAAGGTTTTCTGAAAGGTAATTATGAAGGCTTATACCGAAAAATCAATCGCCTGTATCTGAATAAAGATATCGCTAGTCTTTCAAAAAAGAAACAGGATGTGATCAAAAATTATATCCATCAAGGAACATGTGACCAATGCAACGGTACTCGTCTAAACTCAAAAGCTTTATCAGTAACTATCCATCAAAAAAACATATTTGAATTATGTGAGATGCAACTAAATCAATTATCTCATTTTATCTCACAAATAAAAAATGAGATGGTAGCTACGGTGCTGGAACAAATACAATTGCGTTTACAATATCTGATAAATATTGGCGTCGGGTACCTCAACTTATCGAGAGAAACCAGTACATTATCGGGAGGAGAAGCACAACGAGTAAAACTTGCTAAACAACTAGGCAGTAGCCTTACTGAGATGATCTATATACTTGATGAACCAAGTGTTGGACTCCATCCTAGAGATGTTCATTTAGTCAATGAATTATTCAAAGAACTCAAAGCAGGAGGAAATACGGTCTTAATTGTTGAGCATGATCCTGATGTGATTAAGATTGCTGACCATATTATCGATATCGGTCCTCATGCTGGAGTGAAAGGTGGTAAAATTATGTATCAAGGTGATTTTAAGGGCTTACAAAGAGCAGATACTCTCACCGGAAAGTTCTTACATACTCCGATTCCTAAAAAGGAGCCAATAAGAAATTCAAATGAGTACTTCACAATAGAAAAGGCTACGTCCAATAACCTAAAGAATATTACCGTAAAGATTCCAAAGGAGTTATTTGTCTGCATTACTGGCGTTGCCGGATCTGGAAAAAGCTCATTGATACATCAAGAGTTCTTGAAGAAAAACGCTAAAGCCATTGTGATTGATCAAAGTCCAGTTGGACAATCTGAACGTTCTAATTCGGCCACCTATACCGGTGTATTCGATTTGATTCGTAAAGTGTTTGCTAAACAGAATAAAGTAAGTAGTGCATTATTTAGTTTTAATTCAAAAGGCGCCTGTCCAAAATGTAATGGATTAGGTTATATCACGATAGACATGGCATTTTTGGATGCTGTGAAGTCGAAGTGTGAAGAATGTAATGGAAAACGATATAATCATGAAGTACTCACCTATAAGTATCAAGGGAAAAATATCCATGAAGTATTAGAACTTACGATTCAGCAAGCCTACGAATTCTTTGCCATCAAGGAAATTCAATTAAAACTAAAGCTGTTAATTGATGTAGGACTTGGCTACTTAAAACTAGGACAACCTCTTTCTACATTATCTGGAGGGGAATGTCAAAGGGTGAAGCTAGCTAGTGAATTACATAAAGAAGGGAATATCTATATTATGGATGAGCCAACAACGGGCCTTCATATGTCAGATATTCAAAAAATTATTGAGTTAATGAATCAATTGGTAGATAATGGAAATTCATTAATCGTTATCGAACATAATTTGGATGTGATTAATAATGCCGATTGGATTATCGATATTGGACCTGAGGGAGGTATTGCTGGAGGGGAATTAGTTTTTGAAGGAACACCAGATAAGATTGTACTTTCGAAGACAAGTTACACAGGCAGATACCTAAAGGAATATAAGAACGCTTTCAAGTAA
- a CDS encoding DinB family protein, producing MKETILKFSQLLSKGKEYIENSPIEEFTKKERLEKWSKQEILGHLIDSAVNNLQRFTEIQFEEKPYVIRKYNQDELVKVNDYQNANRTELLHFWMSINYRIIAIMKLQTEATLGYKIVLGDHEISDLKFLMQDYVAHLEHHLQQLTIQSK from the coding sequence ATGAAAGAAACTATACTAAAATTCAGTCAGCTATTATCAAAAGGAAAAGAGTATATTGAAAACTCTCCGATTGAAGAATTCACCAAAAAAGAAAGGCTAGAAAAATGGTCAAAACAAGAGATCTTAGGCCATCTTATCGACTCAGCAGTAAATAATCTTCAACGTTTTACGGAAATTCAATTTGAGGAAAAACCTTATGTTATCAGAAAATACAACCAAGATGAGTTGGTAAAGGTCAATGATTATCAAAATGCCAATCGTACCGAATTACTTCATTTCTGGATGTCGATAAACTATAGAATCATAGCAATTATGAAACTCCAAACGGAAGCAACTTTAGGATACAAAATTGTATTAGGTGATCATGAAATTTCGGATTTAAAGTTTCTCATGCAAGATTATGTTGCTCATTTAGAACATCATCTCCAACAACTAACCATCCAAAGTAAATAA